CCACCGGCAAGGCGCGCTCGTGGGTGGAGCCGGCCACCGGACGGTTGATCGACGCAAAGCTGCCGCCGCTGGGCGCCTCCCAGGTCCACACCTTGGGGGGCGTATAGCTTGGATTGCTCATCGTTGGCTCCTCGTCAGGGGTCGGCAGCGGTCGTCTGCCGCCGCTTCGTCCCGCAAGTATCGCCCAGCCAAAAGAAAAACGGCCTCCGCAGGGAGGCCGTTTTGCAGCGATGCCGGAAACGCGATCAGGCGCGCTTGCGACGGGCGAAAGCGAGGCCGAGCGTGGCAAGGCCGAGCAGGCCGAGCGCACCGGGTTCCGGCACCGTGGTGATGCCGAAGGACGGGTCGCGCGCCCACAGGCTGACGTGCGACAGCCCCTTGCCCAGCGTCTTCGAGATGTCGAAGGTGCCGCCGAAGTGCAGCGGGGTCATGTCGGCGGTCGGGTGCTCGATGCCGAACTGGGCCGCGGTGAAGTCGTAGGCGGCGAACGCGGTGGATTGCTTGAAGATCAGGGCGAACTGGTCGAAGTAGTTCTTGCCCAGGATGTCGAAAGCACGCTTCGCGACGTCCGGATCCGGGGTGAACGCCCAGGTGCCGGTGCCGTCGCCATTGCTCTTCACGGTGAAGAAGCTGGCCCAGACGATGCTGTCGTCACCGCCGATCAGCATCGGCTTGAAGGTGCCGGAGCCATCCTTCGCGAAGTCGATGCGGCCGAGCATGATCCAGCCCGGGTCGTCCACCTCGCCGTCCTTGTCGAGATCCGACAGCGGGTAGGTGTCGCTGATGAAGGCGCCGCCCGGGAACAGGACGCCGCCACCCTGGCCGCCCTGCTGAGGTGCGCCGTTGAGCAGGCCGTCGCCCGCGTAGCCGAGATTTCCGTCGGCCTCCTGGGACGGCTTCGGCATGTCGTTGCCCGCAAAACCGCCCGCGCAATCGAACGAGTTGATCGGCGAAGGCAGGTTGGGCTTGGTGATGTCCGAGGTGGTGTCGGTCGACAGCAGCACCGTGGTCACCTTCACGTCGCTGGTGCTACACGTGGTGAAGCCCGCATGCGCCGCGGAATACGGGAGGGCACCGAGCAGGGCGACGGTGGAGGCCATCGCGAGGAGCTTGTTTTTCATCTGACTATTTCCTGTGGTCCGTGACGTAGTTCTTCGTTTGCAGACTGGACTTTGTGGTTATGCCGAAAGATATATGTCGAAGCTAAATCCGGGGTCACATAAAGCATCAACCGTGCCTGAATTTTTTTCTGCTTTGTAAGCAGACGCTTGCAAATTTTGCTTACAAGTTGAGGCTCTCAACTGTAAAAAATGCCGACACAGGACGGCCGCGCTGCGCAGTCCATACGCGTTCGTATGGAAGCTACGTATAATCCTTATCCGGAGATACACAACATCTATAAGCAAGGAGAGGAAGAGGATGAGCCCGCAAGATCTTTACGCCAGCAAACGCATGACCGCGGCCGACGCAGCCGGCCTGATCCGCGACGGCGACACGGTGGTGGTGCCCACTGGCGTCGGCGAGCCGCCCGCGCTGCTGCATGCGCTGTCGGAACGCCGTCAGTCGCTCAACGGTGTGGTGGTCAGCCAGATCCTGCCGCTGCGCAAGTACGCGTACTACGACGCCGGCACGGTGGCCAACGTCCGCCACAGCGCCTACTTCTACGGCGGCGCCTCGCGCCCGGGCGGCCAGGAAGGCTGGGTGGATTTCGTCCCCAACTACTTCTCCGAACTGCCGCTGCTGATCGACCGCGGCCTGACCCCGGCCGACGTCGTCGTGTCGATGGCCTCGCCGATGGACGATCACGGTTATTTCTCGCTGTCGCTGGCGCCGGACTACACCATGGCGGCGGTGAAGAAGGCGCGGGTGATCCTGCTGGAAGTGAATCCCAACGTGCCCTTCGCCTTCGGCGACTGCCATGTGCACATCTCGCAGGTCTCCGGCCTGGTGGAGAGCGATGAAGCGCTGTTCGAAGTCGGCCTGCCCAAGATCGGTCCGGTGCAGGAAGCGATCGGCAAGTACGTCGCCGACCTCATCGACGACGGCGCCACGCTGCAGATCGGCTACGGCGGCATTCCCGACGCGGTGGTGATGCAGTTGCAGCACAAGCACGACCTCGGCATCCACACCGAGATGATCGGCGACGGCATCCTGTCGCTGATCGAATCCGGCGCGGTGAACAACAGCCGCAAGAACTTCATGCCCGGCAAGATGGTGGCGACCTTCGCGCTCGGCTCGCGCAAGCTCTACCGCCACCTGCACCGCAATCCGGCGCTGGAGATGCACCCGGTCGATTTCACCAACGATCCCTACATCGCCGCGCGCAACGACAACCTGTGCGCGATCAACGCCACGCTGCAGATCGACCTGCTGGGCCAGTGCGGTTCGGAAAGCCTCGGCTCCACGCCCTACTCCGGCACCGGCGGCCAGGTGGATTTCGTGCGCGCGGCCAACCGCTCCAAGGGCGGCAAGGCCTTCATCGTGCTGCCGTCCACCGCCAAAGACGACACCATCTCGCGCATCGTGCCGACGCTCACCGCCGGCACCCACGTCACCACCGGCAAGAACGACATCAACTACGTCGTCACCGAGTACGGCGTGGCGCAGCTGCGCGGCAAGAGCGCCAAGCAGCGCGCCGAGGCGTTGATCGCGATCGCCCACCCCGACTTCCGCGCCGAGCTGCGCGAGCAGGCGCGCCGCATCAAGCTGCTGTAAGCGGCACCGACACCCGCAGTAGACTGTCGCCTTCGCTGGCCACCCTACTGCGGGCGTCTCCATGTCCTACGGCATCACCGATCCGCTCACCTTCCTGCTCGGCACCATCTTCATCGTGCTGCTGCCGGGGCCGAACTCGCTCTACGTGATGTCGGTCGCCTCGCGCCACGGCATTGCCGCCGGCTACCGCGGCGCGTTCGGCATCTTCGTCGGCGATACGGTGCTGATGCTGCTGTCGGCCACCGGCATGGCCTCGCTGCTGCACACCACGCCGGCGCTGTTCATGGTGGTGAAGTACGCCGGCGCGGGCTATCTCGCCTGGCTCGGCATCGGCCTGCTGCGCGCCGCCATTGCCGGCTGGCGGCAACGGGCGGCGCAGTCCGGCAGCACGGCGGCCACGCCGGTGCCCGACGCCGCCCGCCCCTTCCGCACCGCGCTGCTGATCAGCCTGTTGAATCCGAAGGCGATCCTGTTCTTCGTGTCCTTCTTCGTGCAGTTCGTCGATCCGGGCTACGCTTGGCCCGCGCTCACCTTCCTGATCCTCGGCGTGATCGTGCAGGTCTGCAGCATCGCCTACCTGTCTGCGCTGATTTTCGGCGGCGCCCGCCTGGCCGAGTTGTTCCGCCGTCGCCAACGGCTGGCGGCCGCGGCAACCGGCAGCGTGGGCGGCCTCTTCATCGGCTTCAGCGCCAAGCTCGCCAACGCAACGCTGGGCTGAGATTCAGTCCCCGCCGAGATAGCGCGCCTCGAGGTGGGCGCGGAAATGCGCCGGATTGAGCGCTTCGCCGCTCGCGCGCCGTACCAGTTCCGGGGTTTCCCAGCGGCTCGCCTGCGACCAGATGTTGTCGTTCAGCCAGCCGAACACCGGGGCGAAATCGCCCTGCGCGATCCGTCCATCGACATCCGGCTGAACCCGGCGCAGCGTGGCAAACCACTGCGCGGCGTACATCGCACCCAAGGTGTAGCTCGGGAAGTAGCCGAAGGCACCGTCGGTCCAGTGCACGTCCTGCAGGCAGCCGTCGGCGTAGTTGCCGCGGGTGTCGAGGCCGAGCAGGGCCTGCATCTTCTCGTCCCACAGCGCCGGAATGTCCTCCGCCTCGATCTCGCCTTCGATCAGCGCGCGCTCGATCTCGAAGCGCAGGATGACATGCGCCGGATAGGTCACCTCGTCCGCCGCGATGCGGATGTAGCCCGGCTTCACACGGGTGAACAGCCGGTACAGGTTGTCCGCGTCGAAGGCGGGCTGGTCGCCGAAATGCTCGCGCAGCAAGGGCGCCAGCAGGCCGACGAAGCCACGGCTGCGCGCCAGCTGCATCTCGAACGACAGGCTCTGGCTCTCGTGGATGCCGTAGGAGCGCGCCAGCCCGAGCGGCTGCCCGCACCAGGCGCGCGGCAGGTTCTGCTCGTAGCGGGCGTGGCCGGTTTCGTGGATGGTGCCGAGCAGCGCGCGGGTGAAATCGTCCTCGTGATAACGGGTGGTGAGGCGCACGTCCTCGGGTACGCCGCCAGAAAAGGGATGGGCACTCTCGTCCAGCCGGCCGCCGTCGAAGTCGAAACCCAGCATCCGCATCACCGCGACGCTCAGCGCGCGCTGTGCCGCCACCGGAAAAGGCCCGACCGGGGCGATCACCGGCTCGGCGCGCTGCTTCTCGCCCACCCGCGCGATCAGCCCGGGCAGCCAGCTGCGCACCTCACCGAAAATGCGCTCGATCTCCGCCGCACGCATGCCGGGTTCGAAGCGGTCCATCAGCGCGTCATAGGGCGACAAGCCGGTGTGCCCGGACAGCAGCCGCGCCTCCTCGCGCGACAGGCGCACCACCTCGCGGAAGTTCACCAGAAAGCCCGTCCAGTCGTTGGCCGGGCGCTGGCTGCGCCAGGCGTGCTCGCAGCGCGCGCCGGCCAGCGACCTGGCTTCCACCAGCGCTTCCGGCAACGCGTTGGCGTCCTGCCAGTTGCGCCGAATCTCGCGCAGGTTGGCGCGCTCGACGTCGTCCAATGGCTCCGCTTCCGCGGCGGCGATCAGCTCGGCCAGGCGCGGATCGGTGCGGCCGCGGTGGATCAGCGCCTGCAGCTCGGCCTCGGCCGCGGCGCGGGCTTCATTGCCCTTGGGCGGCATCATCGCGTTGCGGTCCCAGCCCACGATGGAAGCGAGGTGGTCGTAGCGGTAGAGGCGGAGGTAGTGGCGCGTGAGTTCGGCGTAAGCGGTGTGCATGTCTGAAGTCCGGGCTCGATTGAAGTTGTCTGAGTAATGGTAGGCCGATGCAGCCACGGAATACGACTCCTGGCCGGGCTGGCAAACCTGTCGCCCCGTTTTTCATCCGAGAGTACAATGCCGAGTTATTCATTTGACATACACCAAGGAGCATTGGATGAATACTCACATGGCCACCGTAGCGCGCATCCTTGCGGCGGCGATTGCCTTGCAGGCACTACCTGCCGCCGCCTTCTTCATGACGGGGCTCAGGGGGCCCGACTCGCCTTCCGAAGCGCCCTCCTACTATTCCGGGGTGTCGCTGCTTTTCACGATCCTTCTTTCGGCCGAACTCTCCGACCAAGGCTGGTGCGGACTCTCGGACGCACTGGTCGACTTGGTCAGGACGGAGCAGAGCAGAACCACGGTCCATTTAAGAAACAAGGCCAACGATGCGATGCTCGCGCTGGAGATCCCCAACGAGGCGCTGGAGGGCAAGGAAATCCGGGTCGGCGACGCCGCCGAGGTGGTGCCACAGCCAGCCGGACTGATCGTCAAAATGACAGAGGCGAAGTTGGCGTTTTTCGTCGCGCTCCCCGACTCCTCCGACCTCCTCCACAGCCAACGTATTGGCGTTGTCCAATGAAGGGCCTTCGATCCGCGCTGCTGATCGCCGCGGTCGCGCTGAGTGCCGCCGCTGACGCGGGCCAACGCTGCGTCCCCCTGACCAACGTGGAGGTGCTATCGAAAGCCTTCACCCTCGCCCAGCTTGCCCGCACCGAACTCGACAAGACCGACGCCCGCGTGGTGCTGCTTGCCCGCATCGGCCAGGATCTGTCCGATTACGGCCTCACCTGGTCGCACGCCGGCTTCGCGGTGCGCGACCATCCGCGCGGGCGCTGGTCGGTGGTGCATGAACTCAACCTGTGCGGCACCGCGACCTCGGCCGTCCATGTGCAGGGGCTGGCGAACTTCTACGGCGACGACCTGTTTGCCTATCGCAGCGTGGCCTACCGGCTGCCGGCAGAACTGGAAACGCGGCTGCTGCCGGTGCTGACCACCGAAGCGGCGCTGATGACCCATGGCGCGGAATACCGGCTGACGGCATATCCGTTCTCGTCGAAATACCAGAACAGCAACGGCTGGATCATCGAAACCCTGGCGGTGGCGATGGCGCCGGAGGGCGCGGTGGTGTCGCGCGACACCGCGCAAAGCTGGCTGCGCAGCGCCGGCTACAGGCCGACCACGCTCGATATCGGCTGGCTGAAGCGACTGGGCGGCCGGGTGCTGAAGGACATCGTCTCGTTCGACGACCATCCACCCGCGCAGCGCTGGCGCGGGCAGATCGAGGTGGCGACGGTGGATTCGATCTTCGGCTTCCTGCAGGCGCGGCTGGACCCGGCGCGCAGCGGGCCGGACCCGCTGCTGCACTTCGGCCTGCCGGACGCCGAAGCGACAGCTGCGCCTTAGACGGCCTGCGGGGTGCAGGAGAAAAGATCGCCCATCTTCTCGCCCAACCGGATCGCCTTTTCCGGCGCCCACTCCGCATTGAAGCGGAGGCAATCCTGCGGGAACAGCATCACCACGGTGGAGCCGAGCAGGAAACGGCCCATCTCCTCGCCCTGCCCCAGCACCACCTGGCCTTCCGGGTAGCGCCAGTCGCGGATCATGCCCGGGCGGGGGGAATTGACCACGCCGTGCCACACCGTGGCCATGCTGCCGACGATGGTGGCGCCGACCAGCACCATCACGAAGGGACCGTGTTCGCCGTCGAACACGCACACCACCCGCTCGTTGCGGGCGAAGAGGCCGGGCACGCCGCGCGCGGTGGTGGGATTAACCGAGAACAGCTCGCCCGGCACATGGATCATCCGCGTCAGCCGCCCCGCGCAAGGCATGTGGATACGGTGGTAGTCGCGCGGGCTGAGGTAGAGGGTGGCGAAGTGGCCATGGTCGAAATGCGTCGCCAGCTCGCGGTCGCCGCCCAGCAGCGCCGTGGTGGTGTAGCGGTGGCCCTTGGCCTGGAAGATCTGGTCGCGCTCGATCGCACCGAACTGGCTGATCGCGCCGTCCACCGGGCAGATGAAATCCGCCTGCGCCAGCGGACGCGCACCGGCGCGCAGCGGGCGGGTGAAGAACTCGTTGAAGCTCGCGTAAGCGGCCGGGTCCGGATTCTCGGCCTCGCTCATGTCCACCCCGTAACGGGCGATGAACCAGCGGATCACCGCGGTGGTGAGCGAGCCGGCGCGGGCGCCGGCAAGTCTGCCCATGAACAGGGTCAGGCGCTGCTTGGGCAGCAGGTACTGCGGCAGGACGGCGAGTCGGTCGGACACCTTGCGGGCTCTCGGGCTGGACGAAGCGGCGGATTATAGCGGCGATGCGGCCCGCATCCGGGCGCATCCGCAGGTGGGAGCGCGCCGCACCCCGCGCGGTTCCCCGCCCCCCGCCTCAGCCGGCGCCGAACAGGCGCGCCACCGCGACCGGATTGGACGGGAAGTAGAAATGCACGTACGAGGCGGTGACCGCAGCGCGGCGGTAGATCGCTTCACCCTCGCCGCCATCGGGGCGCCGCGCTCGCAGCAGCGGCGCAAGCGGCGTCTCGCTCTTCGAATAATGGAAGGTGTGGCCGCTGAGCCGCCCTTCCGGCAGCTCGGCTTCCTGCATGCCGAGCGCGGCGAGCCGCTTCTGCATCACCGCGCGTCCCGGCAGCAGTCCGCCGAAGCGGTGCTCGGCGCCGGCCTTGTCCACCACCGCCTCGAACAGGCTCATCATGCCGCCGCATTCGGCCAGCAGCGGCCGGCCAGCGTCGGCGTGCGCGCGCAGGACGGACCAGAAGCCGGTGTTGGCGGCGAGCGCCGCGCCATGCAGTTCGGGATAGCCGCCCGGCAGCCAGACCGCGTCGCAGGCCGGCAGCGGATCGCCGGCAAGCGGCGAGAAGAAGGCCAGCTCGGCGCCCAGCCCGCGCAGCGTGTCGACATTGGCCGGGTAGATGAAGCCGTAGGCGGCGTCGCGCGCAATGGCGATGCGGCGCCCCGCGAGCAGCGGCGGAAGCGCTTCCGCCGGGACGGACGGAAACTCGACCGCGGCCGGCAGCTCGGCGGCGCCGGTGCGCGCCAGGCTGTCGGCCATGCGATCGAGCCGGGTTCCGAGGTCGTCGATCTCGGCTGCCTGCATCAGGCCGAGATGGCGTTCGGGCAGCGCCGCCTCCGCATCGCGCAGCACCGCGCCGAACCAGCGCATGCCGTCCGGCAAGGCCGCGCGCAGGATGTCGGCGTGGCGCTCGCTGCCTACGTGATTGGCAAGCACGCCGGCAAACGGCAGGCCGGCGCGGAAGGTGGCCAGCCCGTGTGCGATCGCGCCGAAGGTCTGCGCCATCGCGCGCGCGTCGATCACCGCCATCACCGGAATGCCGAAGCGGCAGGCGATGTCCGCGCCAGAGGGTGCGCCGTCGTAGAGGCCCATGACACCTTCGACCAGGATCAGGTCGGCCTCGCCCGCCGCGGCGTAGAGCCGCGCCGCGATGTCGGCCTCGCCGCACATGCCGAGATCGACGTTGTACACCGGCGCCCCGCTCGCCACCGCGTGGATCTGCGGGTCGAGGAAGTCCGGCCCGCACTTGAACACCCGCACGCGGCGCCCGAGCCGGGTGTGCAGCCGGGCAAGCGCCGCGGTGACCGTGGTCTTGCCCTGGCCCGAGGCCGGCGCGGCGACCAACAGCGCGGGGCAGCGGCGTGCGGCGCTCAACACGCGTCCCCGCGCCCGGCCGCGGCGTCGCCGTCGAGGCCCTCCGCGACCTGCCCGGCATGCACCGCGCTGCAGCCGGCATGCGCCAGATGCGGTTCGCCTTCGGGCGGCGCGGCGGAAAACCACGCGAGGCGCGGGTACAGCCCGACAACGTCACCGACGATGGTCAGCGCGGGCGGACGGATGCCGGCCTCGGTCACGCGCGCGGGCAGGGTCATCAGGTCCGCGGTCACCACGCGCTGCGCCGCGGTGGTACCGCGCTCGATGACGCCGGCCGGCGTGGTGGCCGGCAGGCCATGGGCGACGAGTTGCGCGCAGATCTCGGCCAGCCGCGAAATGCCCATGTAGATCACCAGCGTCTGCCCGCGCCGCGCCAGCATCGGCCAGTCGAGATCGAGCGCACCGTCCTTCAGGAAGCCGGTGGTGAACACGACGGACTGCGCATGTTCGCGGTGCGTCAGCGGTATGCCGGCGTAGGCGGCGATGCCGGCCGCCGCGGTGACGCCCGGCACCACCTCCACGGTCACGCCAGCGGCCACCAGCACCTCCATCTCCTCGCCGCCACGGCCGAAGATGAAGGGGTCGCCGCCCTTCAGCCGCACCACCCGCTTGCCCTCGCCGGCAAGCTTCACCAGCAGCTGGTTGATCTCGTCCTGCGGCAGGGTGTGGTCGGCCGCCTTCTTGCCCACGTAGATGCGTTCCGCGCGGGCCGGCGCGAGGTCGATGATCGCCGGGCTGACGAGGTTGTCATAAACCACGACGTCGGCGCCCTCGACCAGGCGCGCACCGCGCAGCGTCAGCAGTTCCGGATCGCCGGGGCCGGCGCCGACCAGGTAGACATGACCCGGCAACGGGCCGGGGCGCGGATTGCGCAGGCGGGAATGCGTCATCGCGTCACCACTCCATGCCGGGCATCGCCTTCACCCCGGCGGCAAAGGCATGCTTGACCGGCGTCATGTCGGTCACGGTGTCGGCCGCGGCCACCAGTTCGGGCGGCGCGGCGCGACCGGTAACGACCACGTGCTGCATCGTCGGCCGCGCCAGCAGGTCGGCGAGCACGGTGTCGATTTCAAGATAGCGGTACTTCAGCGCGATGTTCAGCTCGTCCAGCACGACCAACGCGATTTCGGGGTCGCGCAGGAAGCCGCGCGCCCGCTCCCACGCGGCGGCGGCGGCGGCGACATCGCGCGCGCGGTCCTGCGTTTCCCAGGTGAAACCCTCGCCCATCACGTGCCAGCTCACGCCCGGCAGGCCGCCGAGCACCTTTTCCTCGCCGGTGTCGCCGCGGCTCTTGATGAACTGCACCACGCCCACCTTCATGCCATGACCCAGCGCGCGCACCACCAGGCCGAACGCGGCCGAGCTCTTGCCCTTGCCGTTGCCGGTATTGACCAGCAGCACGCCGCGCTCGGCCTGGGCGGCGGCGATCTTCTCGTCCACCACGGTTTTCTTGCGTTGCATGCGTTCGTTGTGGCGCGTATCGCGATCGGATGTCGTCATGGTCTGGGCGGACAAGAAATGGGGCCGGCGCTGCTGCCGCGGCTTACTCGGGGATGAAATGGGGGCGGCCGCCGCCGGCGTCGATGCAGCGCAGCGGATGGCCGAAGGCGTGGCTGAGCAGATCCGCGCGCAGCACGCTGTCGCGGTCGCCGGCATGCACGCCGCCGCGGCCGTCGAGCAGGATCACGTGGTCGGCGAAGCGCGCGGCGAGGTTGATGTCATGCAGCACCATCACCACCCCGCGCCCGCTGTCGGCCAGCGCGCGAAAACGTTCGAGCACGGCGATCTGGTAGCGCAGGTCGAGATGGTTGAGCGGCTCGTCGAGCAGGAAAAGCTGCGGCGCCTGCGCCAGCAGGGTGGCCAGCGCCACCCGCTGCCGCTCGCCGCCGGACAGCGTCAGGATGTCGCGCGCGGCCATGTCCGCCATGCCGAACTCCGTCAGCGCGGCGCGTGCGATCGCCTCGTCCTCGGCGCTCTCCCAGCCCCAGCGGCCCAGATGCGGGTGACGGCCGATCAGCACCGTTTCCAGCACGCTGGCGGCGAAGTGGTCCGGCTGCTGCTGCACCAGCAGGCCGCGAAAGCGCGCCGCCTCCGCGGGCGACCAGGCGGCGTAGGGCAGGCCGCCCAGCATCACCGCGCCCACCGTGGGGGGGCGCAGCCCCGCGAGCGTATGCAGCAGCGTGGTCTTGCCGGCGCCGTTGGGGCCGAGCAGCGCAAGGCATTCGCCGGCCTGCAGGCTCAGGCTGAACTCGCAGCACAGCCAGCGCTCGCCGATCCGCAGCGCCAGCCCGTCGGCCTCCAGCAGCGGTGCGGCGGCGGGCGCGGGTGTCGTCGCGGCCATCAACGCGGATGCCTCGCCAGCAGGAACAGGAACACCGGCACCCCGATCAGCGCGGTGAGCACGCCCACCGGCAGCTGCTGCGGCGCCATCACCGTGCGCGCCGCGGTATCGGCCACGGTCAGCAGGACGCCGCCGGCGAACACCGCGGCCGGCAGCAGCAGGCGCTGGTCGTTACCCAGTGCGAGGCGCACCAGGTGGGGCACGATCAGACCGACGAAAGCGACCGAACCCACCAGCGTGACCGCCACCGCGGTGAAGCTGGACGCGAACAGATAGAGCAGCCGGCGCAGGCGATCGACGCGCACGCCGAGCGCGCGCGCATTGAGTTCGCCGCGCGTCAGCACATTGAGGTCGCGCGCCTGCGGCAGCACCAGCAGCAGCCCGACCACCAGCACCACCAGTGCCGGCCACGGCCGCGCTGCGCCGCTGGCGTCACCCATCAGCCAGAACAGCATGGACTGCACACGGGTGTCCGGCGCCAGGGCCAGCATCAGCGTCACCGCGGCGCCGCAGCCGGCGGCAACGATCACGCCGGTGAGCAGCAGCCGCGTCTGGGTCCAGCTGCCGTCACCGTGGGCCAGGCCGAACACCAGCAGCATCGCCGCGAAGGCGCCGACGAAGGCGGCGCCGTCTATCCACAGCGCGGCCGCGCCGAAGCTGATCGCAGCCAGCGCGCCCACCGCGGCGCCGCCCGAGATGCCGAGGATGTAGGGATCGGCGAGCGGGTTGCGCAGCAGCACCTGCATCAGCGCCCCGGCCAGGGCCAGCAGCCCGCCACAGGCGAAGGTGGCCACGGCACGCGGCAGCCGCAGTTCGCGCACCACCTGCGCCGGCATGCCCTCGGCACCGCCGAGCGCGGCCCAGACCTCGGCCGCGGTCACCGGCAGGTCGCCGGCGATGAGCGCCCAGCAGAACGCCGCCAGCGTCGCCGCGAGCAGTCCGCCGGCGCAGATCCATGCGCGCCGCCGCACGCTGCTCATGCGCGGGCCCGCACCAGTCGCGGCAAGGGGCAATCCGACGGCCATGCAGGCTCAGCGCGGCGCGTAGCGGACGGCAATGAAGGCACTGGCACCCGGCGTGCGATATCCCCGTGCAAGCTCGTAGTCCTTGTCGAGGAGGTTGTTGGCGCGCAGCTCCACCTTCCAGTCCGGCGCGACGCGGTAATGGGCATAGGCATTGACCGTGCCGTAGCCGTGCAGCACCGTGGTGTTGGCCGCGTCGTCGTAGCGGCGGCCGGCGCCGTCGATGTCGACGCCCCATTCGAAGCGCTCCAGCGTCTGCGACAGGCGCAGGTAGCCGGTGCGCTGCGCGCGCCGGGGCAGCCGCAGGCCGGTGTCTTCGTCCTTGGCGCTGAGGAAATCGACCCCGGCGCCGAGCTTGAAGTCGCCGAGCGCGAGCAGGTAGCCGAGTTCGACCCCCTTCAGCCGGGCCTCGCCGATATTGATCTGCTGGCCGCGCAGCGCGGGCGTTGGATTGCTGGCGATCAGGTTCTTCACCTTGTTGTCGAAATAGGTCAGCTCGACCATATGGCTGCCCTGGCTCCAACGCAAGCCCAGCTCGCGGTTGAGCGCTTCCTCCGGCTTGAGGTCGGGGTTGCCGTGGTAGCTGGTGAGCGAGGTCATCGGCCAGTAGAGCTGGTTGAAGGTCGGCGCGTTGAACGCGGTGGCGATACTGCCGCGCAGGCGCAGCCCGGCGGCGAGGTCGT
Above is a window of Azoarcus olearius DNA encoding:
- the cobA gene encoding uroporphyrinogen-III C-methyltransferase, with translation MTHSRLRNPRPGPLPGHVYLVGAGPGDPELLTLRGARLVEGADVVVYDNLVSPAIIDLAPARAERIYVGKKAADHTLPQDEINQLLVKLAGEGKRVVRLKGGDPFIFGRGGEEMEVLVAAGVTVEVVPGVTAAAGIAAYAGIPLTHREHAQSVVFTTGFLKDGALDLDWPMLARRGQTLVIYMGISRLAEICAQLVAHGLPATTPAGVIERGTTAAQRVVTADLMTLPARVTEAGIRPPALTIVGDVVGLYPRLAWFSAAPPEGEPHLAHAGCSAVHAGQVAEGLDGDAAAGRGDAC
- the cobO gene encoding cob(I)yrinic acid a,c-diamide adenosyltransferase, producing the protein MTTSDRDTRHNERMQRKKTVVDEKIAAAQAERGVLLVNTGNGKGKSSAAFGLVVRALGHGMKVGVVQFIKSRGDTGEEKVLGGLPGVSWHVMGEGFTWETQDRARDVAAAAAAWERARGFLRDPEIALVVLDELNIALKYRYLEIDTVLADLLARPTMQHVVVTGRAAPPELVAAADTVTDMTPVKHAFAAGVKAMPGMEW
- a CDS encoding ABC transporter ATP-binding protein — protein: MAATTPAPAAAPLLEADGLALRIGERWLCCEFSLSLQAGECLALLGPNGAGKTTLLHTLAGLRPPTVGAVMLGGLPYAAWSPAEAARFRGLLVQQQPDHFAASVLETVLIGRHPHLGRWGWESAEDEAIARAALTEFGMADMAARDILTLSGGERQRVALATLLAQAPQLFLLDEPLNHLDLRYQIAVLERFRALADSGRGVVMVLHDINLAARFADHVILLDGRGGVHAGDRDSVLRADLLSHAFGHPLRCIDAGGGRPHFIPE
- a CDS encoding FecCD family ABC transporter permease — its product is MSSVRRRAWICAGGLLAATLAAFCWALIAGDLPVTAAEVWAALGGAEGMPAQVVRELRLPRAVATFACGGLLALAGALMQVLLRNPLADPYILGISGGAAVGALAAISFGAAALWIDGAAFVGAFAAMLLVFGLAHGDGSWTQTRLLLTGVIVAAGCGAAVTLMLALAPDTRVQSMLFWLMGDASGAARPWPALVVLVVGLLLVLPQARDLNVLTRGELNARALGVRVDRLRRLLYLFASSFTAVAVTLVGSVAFVGLIVPHLVRLALGNDQRLLLPAAVFAGGVLLTVADTAARTVMAPQQLPVGVLTALIGVPVFLFLLARHPR